The Proteiniphilum propionicum genome contains the following window.
ATGGAGAAGGTACTGGAATTCAAAAACAGCGTGGTGAGGAAGCTGACGAGCGGAGTGGAAACCCTCCTTAAAACGAATGGCGTGGATATATACAGGGGAGTAGGCAAGATAAACAGAAATAAAAATGTTGTGGTAAATGATACCCAGATCATAAAGGCGGATAAGATTATACTTGCTGGAGGATCGAAAGTTTCCAAAATTAATATCCCCGGTATTGATAGTGATAAGGTGCTTACAAGTGACGACCTGCTCGATATCAGGGAGGTGCCGGAAACTCTTGCCGTTATTGGCGGAGGTGTGATTGGTGCCGAGATGGGACTTTCGTTCTCCGGACTTGGTTCAAAAGTGATTATTATTGAGATGATGGATCAGATTGTCCCCATATTTGATGACGATGTTACAGCCGAGCTGACACGTGTCGTGAAAAAGAAAGGGATCCAGGTGATCACCTCTGCTCGTATAACTGAGATTGTGGACATGGGAGATAAGCTTGAGATTAGGATTGACGGTAAAGAACCGGTTATTGCCGATAAGGCACTACTCGCTATCGGGCGTGTTCCCGATCTTGATGGCATTGGTGAGGTAAACCTTGAGACGGAACGTGGAAAAATAAAAGTGGATAAGTATATGGAGACTAGCGTGAAAGGGATCTATGCACCCGGCGATGTGAACGGGATAAAGATGCTTGCACACGTGGCTTTCCGCATGGGAGAGGTAGCTGCCGAAAATGCAGTGAAAGGAAATCGCCGTACAATTAAACTGCTGTCTGCTCCATCCGTGGTTTACACCTTGCCGGAAGTGGCTATGGTGGGCCTTACGGAACAGCAGGCACGTGAAAAATACGACGATATACGTATTGGCCGGTTTAACTTCTCAGCTAATGGCCGCGCTCTTGCATCGAGTGAAGCTGTGGGTTTTGTGAAGGTAGTCGCCGATAACCGTTACGGAGAGGTGCTTGGTGTTCATATAATCGGCCCTTCTGCTGCAGAACTTATAACCCAGGCTTCACTAATCATGGAGATGGAGATCACGGTTGATGAAGTGGTGAAAACCATTTATGGACACCCTACTTACTCAGAAGCTATTTTCGAAGCTTTTGCCGATGTGTTAGGAGAGGCGGTGCATATTCCGAAGAAAAAGAAATAATCGATTCAACCGTAGAGAATCTATTTATGAGTCCCCTCCGATAACTCTTTTTTACTGAAAATTCTCCAAAATCCTCATTGACTTTCAGTGAGTTGAAAACTATTAAAACCGGATTTGGGGATTTTCGGAGCAGACTCATTTATTAAATTTGGAAGGGGACTGATTGATATTTTGTAGGGTGAGCAATACAACATAACAATGATCTATATCGTCAACAACAGCAGATAGGAGATGATACCGACTGTTTGCCACGAGTGGTTCCACATGAGTATACCGCCTAGGAAGGTGACGATCTCCAGTATAATGGCACCATTTGTTCCCAATTGGAGGAGCTCCTGCCAGCGTGCGTAGGGTTGCCTGAATCCGTAGCAATGTAGCAGGATCTGCAGTGATATACCCAGTATCATCATCACGACAACCCCCAGAATCTGGATATCCCGGTTGGGGAGATTGATGGACCTCACATGCGTCACAATGTGAGGGCTGTAACAATATATCTAAATTTCAGACCCTTTGGCCAGCTGTTTTTACTTCCTGCCCTTCATTTTTTTGTATACGCGATGAAAATTGACCGAATTTCATTTGCATATTGAACATATGTTCATTACATTTGCTGCGTATTTAAAGTGAGTTGCCGTTGCAGGCAATCTCTATAATCAATCAGGAAAAGATCATTCTATGAAAGTAGCCATCACATCATCCGGCAAAGAGCTGACATCTCTTCCGGACAAGCGGTTCGGACGCTGCAACTGTTTTGTAATTTATGACACCGAGAACGGCTCGGTGGAGGTTGTGGATAACCCCAACAGGAATCACAACGAGGGGGCAGGGCCTGCCGCAATGCAGCTGATAGCTTCTAAAGGTGCCGGGAAGATTATAACAGGGCATCTGGGCGATAAGGCTGCATCGGTTGCGAAACGACTTGGAATAATGATGATTCCGCTCGATGAAAATAATAGGAGTGTGGAAGAGGTGATTCAAATGATCAAACAAAACAAACAAAGAGTCCACTTTAAAAAGTCCCTGACTTTAATTTTGTTGTTTTATTTCCGTTTTTTGTTGATAAAACGCTCTGAAAATCCCTTGTTATCAGATAAAAAAATCGTATTTTGCATCACCTAAAAGAGAAGAAATCATGTTCAAGAAGACATCTGTAAATCCACAATATGACATGTTTTCCACACCTTCCACCCAAATGGGTAAGCGTGAGGCAAAAAAATATGATGATCCTGCGGCGTGGCACAACCGGTTTTATGCAAACGTCACCTC
Protein-coding sequences here:
- the lpdA gene encoding dihydrolipoyl dehydrogenase — translated: MAFEIIMPKAGIDMTEGQIVKWFKKEGDPVTEGEIILEIMTDKTSMELEAEASGILLKIVHREGETVPVTEVIGYIGHENEQVATLMPEIIEDTGAVESEEDKRMIRLEDNYHVAVIGGGPAGYVAAIKAAQLGARVAIVEKGTFGGTCLNLGCIPSKAYLKNAEIIEHIRTASSRGIIIDSSQIRIDMEKVLEFKNSVVRKLTSGVETLLKTNGVDIYRGVGKINRNKNVVVNDTQIIKADKIILAGGSKVSKINIPGIDSDKVLTSDDLLDIREVPETLAVIGGGVIGAEMGLSFSGLGSKVIIIEMMDQIVPIFDDDVTAELTRVVKKKGIQVITSARITEIVDMGDKLEIRIDGKEPVIADKALLAIGRVPDLDGIGEVNLETERGKIKVDKYMETSVKGIYAPGDVNGIKMLAHVAFRMGEVAAENAVKGNRRTIKLLSAPSVVYTLPEVAMVGLTEQQAREKYDDIRIGRFNFSANGRALASSEAVGFVKVVADNRYGEVLGVHIIGPSAAELITQASLIMEMEITVDEVVKTIYGHPTYSEAIFEAFADVLGEAVHIPKKKK
- a CDS encoding NifB/NifX family molybdenum-iron cluster-binding protein, producing the protein MKVAITSSGKELTSLPDKRFGRCNCFVIYDTENGSVEVVDNPNRNHNEGAGPAAMQLIASKGAGKIITGHLGDKAASVAKRLGIMMIPLDENNRSVEEVIQMIKQNKQRVHFKKSLTLILLFYFRFLLIKRSENPLLSDKKIVFCIT